In the Micromonospora narathiwatensis genome, one interval contains:
- a CDS encoding type I polyketide synthase, which yields MDDTDNAAAKRQDAQLKRALATIRTLRRRLDEQGGDQPVAIVGVGLRLPGGIDGAEAYWDALAAGRDLVGPMPSRRQGPFAAEWADLPQRGGFLDEVLDFDADFFGISPREARALDPQHRLLLEVAWEALENAASPADQLAGRPVGLYVGITGQDYRDWLPGEPDAYWATGNGHCFAAGRLAYSLGLTGPAMAIDTACSSSLVAVHLAVQALRRGECEVAIAGGVNLIMSPRSTRLVVQTRSLAPDGLCKAFDARANGFTRGEGAGALVLKPLARAVRDGDRIHAVIRGSAVNQDGRSSGFTAPNVLSQVALIEQALAGAGAGPADVGYVEAHGTGTALGDPIEMEALATVLGRRNGGAPLAVGSVKTNLGHLEAAAGVAGLVKAVLCVQHRQVPPVVHLRTLNPRIDLGGTGIVVPDRLVDWADGAGRLAGVSSFGMSGTNAHLLLGPVEPDELAERPTPPAGPVAGFVVSARTPVALRALAAAYAQRVLRLPAADFPAFAATANTGRSRLPVAAWVAAADPAAAYAALTALASGAPPVEVDPAVLVAAADRRAVLDLPTYPWQRQRHAPERPATGEPDRPTPAGHTHEVVWVELDRPSAADHAGPLILAGDDAPLLADLASAAAARGRSGTLLSPDPVAVPAGWRTTPLPADAEGWARFWAGRPDGPAETLVLVPAAHPVLDHAAPRHEVAPTAGRDAAGPAGAAAEPSDAGYGAAGPAGAGPEATDPAGAGPEAAEPSDVGRAAEDPSDPVRRAADAVAAVTTAVAAVAVAGRRAVVLTRGARRTGPADEVPATTHGPLHGLAPVLGLEFGAAFGGVVDLPWRPAPADLDPALDLLAAPAGPVLEDLVAVRAGRILAARLRDAGATPGRLPVRADATYLVTGALGAVGRELVADLVRRGARRLLLVGRRAESELDAGARELLVRLRDDGIGVGYVGGGCDTADSRGQVAAALRGMPPLGGVLHAAGTIERVPAAELDSGRVAAALRAKVGGAWWLHELTRDLPLDFFILVSSVSALWGTEGYAAYAAANGGLDALAAYRRACGLPAVSIAYGPWAVSGMADGESRERFARIGVGALDPATGCAVLRDEVPAPEGYLVACPLDRQRLDSVLGGLRPRGLFASAPAGASTAVAVASTVVTVASTAVGVASGAEREPSVAAELFALPVGARPAAARGHVARLLAAQLGHPEGHVIREDEGFFDLGLDSIMAVDLARRLAEAFEVPLQVADVFDHPTVHQFAAHLLALRDGPTNGTAPAVAVGAGAADHARGHAVDPTLNGGPAATEATAALSIEAADHGVAATPIAVAPQGGEQPAPVAAVASPAEPAAIVGMAGRFPGADTVEELWELLRSGRDAVDAVPPHRWSHRTFHAAGPDTGPRITTDQGGFLRDVARFDAAFFGIPTREAENLDPQQRLLLECAWHALEDAGIDPSGLAGTRTGVFVGVSNGDYARVLAGAGVDRLDAYYSTGTALNAVAGRLAYVLGLAGPALAVDTACSSSLVALHLAVRALRAGEVDAAIVGGVNVIVDPLASVAVSRAHMLSPDGRCRTFSADANGFVRAEGCGVVVLKRLADADRDGDAVLAVVRGSAVNQDGSSSGLTAPNGRAQEQVITAALTDAGVAGAAVDFLEAHGTGTSLGDPVEVGAAWRVLGPGRSPDRPLHLGSVKSNIGHCESAAGMASVIKTVLALRHGRIPANLHFTAPNPHIDWTGMDVRVVADELPWPRTDRIRLAGVSGFGFTGTNAHVLLADPEPATTRHRHVDPADGTAPGGVPLLVPLSAPDPDGLRRLVDRWRDRVAACPEADLPALAALAGSGRAHLPYRVALSGRDRARLVAVAEPPADPVAASRPPRIAFLFSGQGSQFFGMGRELYETEPVFRAVFDECDRRLAPALGRSLAELVFHGDDRTAINDTRVTQPALVTLEVALAELWRSWGVTPAVVMGHSVGEIAAAIVAGVLDLPAGLDLIAERARLMQATRPGAMLAVTATEQQVRDLLAGTALDVAAVNGPEATVVSGLPEEIEALADRLRADGVRHRALSVSHAFHSRLLDPALDEFRAVCARLDHQPPTIPVISNLTGAVAGPDTYDADYWVRHARQPVRFHTGAGRLAALDVDVCLEIGPDRTLVNLVRAAGLAPGGGLASSLRRGSADRAALLGAVAALYPLGQDVTWDRVQPRPRPGGRVEAPRYPFAETRYWAPAAPAGEPAPAGAAADAPAWGTPVRSPALRGRVFHTERSTAYPPHLADHRLYGTVSVPGASQTATVLSALAGDGTPPALADLVFPRALVLHDGERYELQVIEAEPEHGGRTVSVQSLVDPERNRWQEHLSARLLPDPPGEPRPVPDLAAFQAAAERHLAGTDFYQHFREMGYLLGPSFRWIDEVWIRGDEALVRYAQPDRMNENPAGWIIHPGLLDSCLQSTVTFGVAPHLTDGTAADAGRSGLAIPFAAARLILARRPEHAGELWGHVRARHATTGPDGGRQVHEADLHLFDGRGRTVLAVDGFRIRHAPRELLERSLRDTAVHVHELTWTTPEPDRPAPAPTAPARVAVLGGDGLPPLADAVAGRAELAAYPGEEPPDLVLDLRFAAAEPQVSADAARQAVRRLVDDLRAAPESVPYLVVCADGAEAAPVREALWGMLAAVEAEQPDRRLVRVVFAADADPGAAAGLLLDEVRRGLPETRLRIGGDGLQVARLRPLPAAEADLPEAVTAGTALVTGGLGALGLSVAGFLARQGVPAITLVGRSAPDPAASAAIDQLTAGGTRIRVVRGDVTDAEDCRRMVAEAERDGTIGSVWHLAGRTADGAFTQLTEAAFEEVFAGKAAGADRLLEAMAGRRPAALVHFSSVSAVLGSAGQANYAAANGYLAGLATRLRDRGLPAVSIDWGPWTPRVKGGLAATEATRRAIDRLGVRALTDEEAETILRAALTAGRDRLVAVAVDARAYVERAAGHPRAALLLPLLDRGARPAPVAAPATPRGWLREELDRTAADEREDRLRAAVRRVAGDALGDPGALDDEAGFADLGLDSIMVIDLRTRLSHALAADLPATVAIDHPTIAQVAAYAIDLLYPDDEPAGESPRVDGWPAPAHDGPAHPGPAYPDAADDPAGTADDLADLSIDELVRAVRADLAMEE from the coding sequence CCCGATGCCGTCGCGGCGGCAGGGGCCGTTCGCCGCCGAATGGGCGGACCTGCCGCAACGCGGCGGTTTCCTCGACGAGGTGCTGGACTTCGACGCCGACTTCTTCGGCATCAGCCCCCGGGAGGCCCGCGCGCTCGACCCGCAGCACCGGCTGCTGCTGGAGGTCGCCTGGGAGGCGCTGGAGAACGCCGCGTCGCCGGCGGACCAGCTCGCCGGCCGGCCCGTCGGGCTGTACGTCGGCATCACCGGTCAGGACTACCGGGACTGGTTGCCCGGCGAGCCGGACGCCTACTGGGCCACCGGCAACGGGCACTGCTTCGCGGCCGGCCGGCTCGCGTACAGCCTGGGGTTGACCGGCCCGGCCATGGCCATCGACACGGCCTGCTCCTCGTCCCTGGTCGCGGTGCATCTCGCCGTGCAGGCGCTGCGTCGGGGCGAGTGCGAGGTGGCGATCGCCGGCGGGGTCAACCTGATCATGTCGCCCCGGTCGACCCGGCTGGTCGTGCAGACCCGGTCGCTGGCCCCGGACGGGCTGTGCAAGGCGTTCGACGCCCGGGCCAACGGCTTCACCCGGGGCGAGGGCGCCGGTGCGCTGGTGCTCAAGCCCCTCGCGCGCGCGGTCCGTGACGGCGACCGGATCCACGCGGTCATCCGCGGTTCGGCGGTGAACCAGGACGGCCGGTCCAGCGGGTTCACCGCGCCGAACGTGCTCTCCCAGGTGGCCCTCATCGAGCAGGCGCTCGCCGGGGCCGGGGCCGGGCCCGCCGACGTCGGCTACGTGGAGGCGCACGGCACCGGCACCGCGCTCGGCGACCCGATCGAGATGGAGGCGCTGGCCACGGTGCTCGGCCGGCGCAACGGGGGCGCCCCGCTGGCGGTCGGCTCGGTGAAGACCAACCTGGGCCACCTGGAGGCCGCTGCCGGGGTGGCCGGGCTGGTCAAGGCGGTGCTCTGCGTGCAGCACCGGCAGGTGCCGCCGGTGGTGCACCTGCGTACCCTCAACCCCCGCATCGACCTCGGCGGCACGGGGATCGTGGTGCCGGACCGGCTCGTCGACTGGGCCGACGGCGCCGGGCGGCTGGCCGGGGTGAGCTCGTTCGGGATGAGCGGCACCAACGCCCACCTGCTGCTCGGCCCGGTCGAGCCGGACGAGCTGGCCGAGCGGCCGACACCACCGGCCGGTCCGGTCGCCGGCTTCGTCGTCTCCGCCCGTACGCCGGTGGCGCTGCGGGCGCTGGCCGCCGCGTACGCGCAGCGGGTGCTGCGGCTGCCGGCGGCGGACTTCCCGGCGTTCGCCGCCACCGCCAACACCGGTCGCAGCCGGCTGCCGGTCGCCGCCTGGGTCGCCGCCGCCGATCCGGCCGCCGCGTACGCCGCCCTCACCGCGTTGGCCTCCGGCGCCCCGCCGGTCGAGGTCGATCCCGCCGTGCTGGTCGCGGCGGCCGACCGGCGGGCCGTGCTGGACCTGCCCACGTATCCCTGGCAACGCCAGCGGCACGCCCCGGAACGGCCCGCCACCGGCGAGCCCGACCGTCCGACGCCCGCCGGGCACACCCACGAGGTGGTCTGGGTCGAGCTGGACCGGCCGTCCGCCGCCGACCACGCCGGCCCGCTGATTCTCGCCGGCGACGACGCGCCGCTGCTCGCCGACCTGGCGTCCGCCGCGGCGGCCCGGGGCCGGTCCGGCACGCTGCTCAGCCCGGACCCGGTCGCCGTACCGGCCGGCTGGCGGACGACGCCGCTGCCGGCCGACGCCGAGGGCTGGGCGCGGTTCTGGGCCGGGCGGCCGGACGGACCGGCCGAGACCCTGGTGCTCGTCCCCGCCGCGCATCCCGTCCTCGACCACGCCGCGCCGCGGCACGAGGTGGCGCCGACCGCCGGACGTGACGCCGCCGGTCCGGCCGGCGCTGCCGCCGAGCCGTCCGACGCCGGGTATGGCGCCGCCGGTCCGGCCGGGGCCGGGCCCGAAGCCACCGACCCGGCCGGGGCCGGGCCCGAAGCAGCCGAGCCGTCCGACGTCGGCCGTGCGGCCGAGGACCCGAGCGATCCGGTACGCCGCGCGGCGGACGCCGTCGCGGCGGTGACCACGGCGGTGGCGGCGGTGGCCGTCGCCGGCCGCCGGGCGGTCGTGCTCACCCGGGGCGCCCGCCGAACCGGGCCGGCGGACGAGGTGCCGGCGACCACGCACGGGCCGCTGCACGGCCTGGCGCCGGTGCTGGGGCTGGAGTTCGGCGCGGCGTTCGGCGGGGTGGTGGACCTGCCGTGGCGGCCGGCCCCCGCTGACCTCGACCCGGCGTTGGACCTGCTCGCCGCACCGGCCGGGCCGGTCCTGGAGGACCTGGTCGCGGTGCGGGCGGGGCGGATCCTGGCCGCCCGGTTACGCGACGCGGGCGCGACGCCGGGACGGCTGCCGGTTCGCGCGGACGCGACCTATCTGGTCACCGGGGCGCTCGGCGCGGTCGGCCGGGAACTCGTGGCCGACCTGGTCCGGCGGGGCGCCCGCCGGCTGCTGCTGGTCGGCCGGCGCGCCGAGTCCGAGCTGGACGCCGGCGCCCGGGAACTGTTGGTCCGGCTGCGCGACGACGGCATCGGAGTGGGGTACGTCGGCGGCGGGTGCGACACCGCCGACTCCCGGGGTCAGGTGGCCGCCGCGTTGCGCGGTATGCCGCCGCTGGGCGGGGTGCTGCACGCCGCCGGCACCATCGAACGGGTGCCCGCCGCCGAACTCGACAGTGGGCGGGTCGCCGCCGCGCTGCGCGCCAAGGTGGGCGGTGCCTGGTGGCTGCACGAGCTGACCCGGGACCTGCCGCTGGACTTCTTCATCCTGGTCTCCTCGGTCTCCGCGCTCTGGGGCACCGAGGGCTACGCCGCGTACGCCGCCGCGAACGGCGGCCTGGACGCGCTGGCCGCGTACCGGCGCGCGTGCGGGCTGCCGGCGGTCAGCATCGCGTACGGGCCGTGGGCGGTGTCCGGGATGGCCGACGGCGAGTCCCGGGAGCGGTTCGCCCGGATCGGGGTGGGCGCGCTGGATCCGGCCACCGGGTGCGCGGTGCTGCGGGACGAGGTACCCGCCCCGGAGGGCTACCTGGTGGCCTGCCCGCTCGACCGGCAACGGCTGGACAGTGTGCTGGGCGGGTTGCGTCCGCGCGGCCTGTTCGCCTCCGCGCCGGCCGGCGCGTCCACCGCTGTCGCCGTGGCGTCCACCGTCGTCACCGTCGCGTCCACCGCCGTCGGCGTCGCCTCCGGGGCGGAGCGGGAGCCGTCCGTGGCGGCGGAGCTGTTCGCGCTGCCGGTGGGCGCCCGCCCGGCCGCGGCGCGCGGGCACGTGGCGCGGCTGCTGGCCGCACAGCTCGGGCACCCGGAGGGCCACGTCATCCGCGAGGACGAAGGCTTCTTCGACCTCGGGCTCGACTCCATCATGGCGGTGGACCTGGCCCGGCGGCTCGCCGAGGCGTTCGAGGTCCCGCTACAGGTCGCCGACGTGTTCGACCATCCGACCGTCCACCAGTTCGCGGCGCACCTGCTGGCCCTGCGCGACGGCCCGACGAACGGCACCGCGCCGGCCGTGGCGGTGGGTGCCGGGGCGGCGGATCACGCCCGGGGCCACGCCGTCGATCCGACGCTCAACGGCGGACCGGCCGCCACCGAGGCCACCGCGGCGCTGTCCATCGAGGCCGCCGATCACGGCGTCGCGGCCACCCCGATCGCCGTCGCCCCGCAGGGCGGGGAGCAGCCGGCCCCGGTCGCCGCGGTGGCGTCCCCGGCCGAGCCGGCGGCGATCGTCGGGATGGCCGGTCGTTTCCCCGGCGCGGACACGGTGGAGGAGCTGTGGGAGCTGCTGCGCTCGGGCCGGGACGCGGTGGACGCCGTGCCCCCGCACCGCTGGAGCCATCGGACCTTCCACGCCGCCGGCCCGGACACCGGCCCGCGGATCACCACCGACCAGGGCGGTTTCCTGCGCGACGTGGCCCGCTTCGACGCCGCGTTCTTCGGCATCCCCACCCGGGAGGCGGAGAACCTCGACCCGCAGCAGCGGCTGTTGCTGGAGTGCGCCTGGCACGCCCTGGAGGACGCCGGCATCGACCCGAGCGGGCTGGCCGGAACCCGTACCGGTGTCTTCGTCGGGGTGAGCAACGGCGACTACGCAAGGGTGCTGGCCGGCGCCGGGGTGGACCGGCTCGACGCGTACTACAGCACCGGCACCGCCCTCAACGCGGTCGCCGGCCGGCTGGCGTACGTGCTGGGCCTGGCGGGGCCGGCGCTCGCCGTGGACACCGCCTGCTCGTCGTCCCTGGTCGCCCTGCACCTCGCGGTCCGGGCGCTGCGCGCGGGAGAGGTCGACGCGGCCATCGTCGGCGGGGTCAACGTCATCGTCGACCCGCTGGCCTCGGTGGCGGTGAGCCGGGCGCACATGCTCTCCCCGGACGGCCGGTGCCGGACCTTCTCCGCCGACGCCAACGGGTTCGTCCGGGCCGAGGGGTGCGGCGTCGTCGTCCTCAAACGACTCGCCGACGCCGACCGGGACGGCGACGCCGTCCTCGCGGTGGTCCGGGGCAGCGCGGTCAACCAGGACGGCAGCTCCTCCGGGCTGACCGCGCCGAACGGCCGCGCGCAGGAGCAGGTGATCACCGCCGCGCTCACCGACGCGGGGGTGGCCGGCGCGGCGGTGGACTTCCTGGAGGCGCACGGCACCGGCACCTCCCTCGGCGACCCGGTCGAGGTGGGCGCGGCCTGGCGGGTGCTGGGTCCGGGCCGGTCACCGGACCGGCCGCTGCACCTCGGCTCGGTCAAGAGCAACATCGGCCACTGCGAGTCGGCCGCCGGCATGGCCTCGGTGATCAAGACCGTGCTCGCCCTGCGGCACGGCCGCATCCCCGCCAACCTGCACTTCACCGCGCCCAACCCGCACATCGACTGGACGGGGATGGACGTGCGGGTGGTGGCCGACGAGCTGCCCTGGCCGCGTACCGACCGGATCCGGCTGGCCGGCGTGTCGGGCTTCGGGTTCACCGGCACCAACGCCCACGTCCTGCTCGCCGACCCGGAACCGGCCACGACCCGCCACCGGCACGTCGACCCGGCGGACGGGACGGCCCCGGGCGGCGTCCCGCTGCTCGTCCCGCTGTCCGCACCGGACCCGGACGGGCTGCGGCGACTGGTCGACCGCTGGCGGGACCGGGTCGCGGCCTGCCCCGAGGCTGACCTGCCCGCCCTGGCGGCACTGGCCGGATCCGGCCGCGCCCACCTGCCGTACCGGGTGGCCCTGTCCGGCCGCGACCGGGCCCGACTCGTGGCCGTGGCCGAACCGCCGGCCGACCCGGTGGCGGCGTCCCGGCCGCCCCGGATCGCGTTCCTCTTCTCCGGGCAGGGCAGCCAGTTCTTCGGCATGGGACGCGAACTGTACGAGACCGAGCCGGTGTTCCGGGCGGTCTTCGACGAATGCGACCGGCGGCTCGCGCCCGCCCTCGGCCGTTCACTGGCCGAGCTGGTGTTCCACGGCGACGACCGGACCGCGATCAACGACACCCGGGTCACCCAACCGGCCCTGGTCACCCTTGAGGTGGCGCTGGCCGAACTCTGGCGCTCCTGGGGCGTGACCCCCGCCGTGGTGATGGGCCACAGCGTGGGCGAGATCGCCGCGGCCATCGTGGCCGGGGTGCTGGACCTGCCCGCCGGCCTCGACCTGATCGCCGAACGGGCTCGGCTGATGCAGGCCACCCGGCCGGGCGCGATGCTCGCCGTGACCGCCACCGAGCAGCAGGTCCGTGACCTGCTCGCCGGGACCGCCCTGGACGTGGCGGCGGTCAACGGCCCCGAGGCGACCGTGGTCTCCGGGCTGCCCGAGGAGATCGAGGCGCTGGCCGACCGGCTGCGCGCCGACGGCGTACGGCACCGGGCGCTGAGCGTCTCGCACGCCTTCCACTCCCGGCTGCTGGACCCGGCGCTGGACGAGTTCCGGGCGGTCTGCGCGCGGCTGGACCACCAGCCGCCGACCATCCCGGTCATCTCCAACCTGACCGGTGCGGTCGCCGGCCCCGACACCTACGACGCCGACTACTGGGTGCGCCACGCCCGCCAGCCGGTCCGCTTCCACACTGGGGCGGGGCGGCTCGCCGCGCTCGACGTGGACGTGTGCCTGGAGATCGGCCCGGACCGTACCCTGGTAAACCTGGTCCGCGCCGCGGGCCTCGCGCCCGGCGGCGGGCTGGCGTCGTCGCTGCGCCGCGGCTCGGCCGACCGGGCCGCCCTGCTCGGCGCGGTCGCCGCGCTCTATCCGCTCGGCCAGGACGTGACCTGGGACCGGGTGCAACCCCGCCCGCGACCGGGCGGGCGCGTCGAGGCGCCGCGCTACCCGTTCGCCGAGACCCGGTACTGGGCCCCCGCCGCGCCGGCCGGGGAGCCGGCGCCGGCCGGAGCGGCCGCCGACGCGCCGGCCTGGGGTACGCCGGTCCGCTCGCCGGCCCTGCGCGGCCGGGTGTTCCACACCGAGCGGAGCACGGCGTACCCGCCTCACCTGGCCGACCACCGCCTGTACGGGACCGTCTCGGTGCCCGGCGCGTCGCAGACCGCCACCGTGCTCTCCGCGCTGGCCGGGGACGGCACCCCGCCCGCCCTCGCCGACCTGGTGTTCCCCCGGGCCCTCGTGCTGCACGACGGCGAGCGCTACGAGTTGCAGGTCATCGAGGCCGAGCCGGAGCACGGCGGCCGGACGGTGAGCGTGCAGAGCCTGGTCGACCCGGAGCGGAACCGCTGGCAGGAGCACCTCTCCGCGCGGCTGCTGCCGGATCCGCCGGGCGAACCCCGACCGGTGCCCGACCTCGCCGCCTTCCAGGCCGCCGCCGAACGGCACCTCGCCGGTACGGACTTCTACCAGCACTTCCGGGAGATGGGCTACCTGCTCGGCCCGTCGTTCCGCTGGATCGACGAGGTGTGGATCCGCGGCGACGAGGCCCTGGTCCGGTACGCCCAGCCGGACCGGATGAACGAGAACCCGGCCGGCTGGATCATCCACCCCGGCCTGCTCGACTCCTGCCTGCAGAGCACGGTGACCTTCGGCGTCGCCCCGCACCTGACGGACGGCACGGCGGCGGACGCCGGCCGGAGCGGGCTGGCGATCCCGTTCGCCGCCGCCCGGCTCATCCTGGCCCGACGGCCCGAGCATGCCGGCGAACTCTGGGGACACGTGCGGGCCCGGCACGCCACCACCGGCCCGGACGGCGGCCGGCAGGTGCACGAGGCCGACCTGCACCTCTTCGACGGGCGCGGGCGGACCGTGCTCGCGGTCGACGGGTTCCGGATCCGGCACGCCCCCCGGGAACTGCTGGAACGGTCGCTGCGGGACACCGCCGTCCACGTACACGAGCTGACCTGGACCACACCGGAGCCGGACCGGCCGGCGCCGGCCCCGACGGCGCCGGCGCGCGTCGCCGTGCTCGGAGGCGACGGCCTGCCCCCGCTCGCCGACGCGGTCGCCGGTCGGGCGGAACTCGCCGCGTACCCCGGGGAAGAGCCGCCCGACCTGGTGCTCGACCTGCGGTTCGCCGCCGCCGAGCCGCAGGTGTCGGCCGACGCGGCCCGGCAGGCCGTACGCCGGCTCGTCGACGACCTGCGGGCCGCCCCCGAGTCCGTGCCGTACCTGGTGGTCTGCGCCGACGGCGCCGAGGCCGCGCCGGTGCGCGAGGCGCTGTGGGGGATGCTCGCCGCGGTCGAGGCGGAGCAGCCGGACCGCCGCCTGGTCCGGGTCGTGTTCGCCGCCGACGCCGATCCGGGGGCCGCCGCCGGGCTGCTCCTCGACGAGGTACGGCGCGGCCTGCCGGAGACCCGGCTGCGGATCGGCGGCGACGGGCTCCAGGTCGCCCGCCTGCGGCCCCTGCCGGCCGCCGAGGCCGACCTGCCCGAGGCCGTCACCGCCGGCACCGCGCTGGTCACCGGCGGGCTCGGCGCGCTGGGGCTGAGCGTCGCCGGCTTCCTCGCCCGGCAGGGCGTCCCCGCGATCACCCTCGTCGGCCGCTCGGCCCCCGACCCGGCCGCCAGCGCGGCCATCGACCAGCTCACCGCCGGTGGCACCCGGATCCGGGTGGTGCGCGGGGACGTCACCGACGCCGAGGACTGCCGCCGGATGGTGGCCGAGGCGGAACGCGACGGCACGATCGGCAGCGTCTGGCACCTCGCCGGGCGTACCGCCGACGGCGCCTTCACGCAGCTCACCGAGGCCGCGTTCGAGGAGGTGTTCGCCGGCAAGGCGGCCGGTGCGGACCGGCTGCTGGAGGCCATGGCCGGGCGGCGACCGGCGGCACTGGTGCACTTCTCCTCGGTCTCGGCGGTGCTCGGCTCGGCCGGCCAGGCCAACTACGCCGCCGCCAACGGCTACCTCGCCGGCCTCGCCACCCGGCTGCGGGACCGTGGCCTGCCTGCGGTGAGCATCGACTGGGGACCGTGGACGCCCCGGGTCAAGGGCGGGCTGGCGGCCACCGAGGCGACCCGGCGGGCGATCGACCGGCTGGGTGTCCGGGCCCTCACCGACGAGGAGGCCGAGACCATCCTGCGCGCCGCGCTCACCGCCGGGCGGGACCGGCTCGTCGCGGTGGCCGTCGACGCCCGCGCGTACGTCGAGCGGGCGGCCGGCCACCCGAGGGCGGCGCTGCTGCTCCCGTTGCTCGACCGGGGCGCCCGGCCGGCGCCGGTCGCCGCACCGGCGACGCCGCGCGGCTGGCTGCGCGAGGAACTGGACCGGACGGCCGCCGACGAGCGGGAGGACCGGCTCCGGGCGGCGGTGCGCAGGGTGGCCGGCGACGCGCTGGGCGACCCGGGGGCGCTCGACGACGAGGCCGGCTTCGCCGACCTCGGCCTCGACTCGATCATGGTGATCGACCTGCGGACCCGGCTGTCGCACGCGCTCGCGGCGGACCTGCCCGCGACCGTGGCCATCGACCACCCGACCATCGCGCAGGTCGCCGCGTACGCGATCGATCTGCTCTATCCCGACGACGAACCGGCCGGCGAGTCGCCCCGCGTCGACGGCTGGCCCGCCCCGGCACACGACGGCCCGGCGCACCCCGGCCCGGCGTACCCCGACGCGGCGGACGACCCGGCTGGGACTGCCGACGACCTGGCGGACCTGTCGATCGACGAGCTGGTCCGGGCCGTCCGGGCGGACCTGGCCATGGAGGAGTGA